Proteins encoded within one genomic window of Rhinolophus sinicus isolate RSC01 linkage group LG05, ASM3656204v1, whole genome shotgun sequence:
- the GKN2 gene encoding gastrokine-2, with product MRILVGFLVVLAIFGTQSHGYQVYNIISPNNNGGNVQETIAIDNEKNTATVNIHAGSCSSTTVFDYKHGYIATRILSRRACYILKMNHQAIPALDQLERYIYERKALNSMFSSKYTWVKYNPLQSLLTDVKWFLFGSPIEQLCKHIPLYKGEVVENTRTVGAGGCAKAGLLGIFGISICADIRV from the exons ATGAGAATCCTT GTGGGATTTCTGGTGGTTCTGGCCATCTTTGGAACACAATCTCACGGATATCAG GTTTATAACATCATCAGTCCAAACAACAATGGTGGCAACGTTCAGGAGACAATTGCAattgacaatgaaaaaaataccGCCACCGTTAACATCCATGCAGGATCGTGTTCCTCTACCACGGTTTTTGACTATAAACAT GGTTACATCGCAACTAGGATACTTTCCCGAAGAGCCTGCTACATCCTGAAGATGAACCATCAAGCCATCCCTGCTCTGGACCAACTCGAACGGTACATCTATGAAAGGAAG GCTTTGAACTCCATGTTCTCCAGCAAATACACCTGGGTCAAGTACAACCCACTGCAGTCTTTGCTTACAGATGTGAAATGGTTCCTGTTTGGGTCACCCATTGAGCAGCTCTGCAAGCATATCCCCTTATATAAGGGTGAAGTGGTTGAAAACACAC GTACAGTCGGTGCTGGAGGCTGTGCAAAGGCTGGGCTCCTGGGCATCTTTGGGATTTCCATCTGTGCAGACATTCGTGTTTAG
- the GKN1 gene encoding gastrokine-1: MKLTVVFAGLLGVFLTPAFAQYNINIGASNSGGSGQQTVSVNNAHNVANVDNNNGWDSWHTLWDYNTGFAATRLFSKKACIVHKMNKDVMPSLQDLDTMVKEKKLQDKGPGGPPPKGLMYSINPDKVNNLDEFGNSIASMCRRVPTYMAEEVQGASLFFYSGKCISADILWIVNISFCGETQEN, from the exons ATGAAGCTCACA GTGGTCTTTGCCGGACTTCTTGGTGTCTTCCTGACTCCTGCCTTTGCCCAATAT AATATCAACATCGGCGCTAGCAACAGTGGTGGAAGTGGGCAGCAGACGGTGAGTGTCAACAACGCCCACAACGTGGCCAACGTGGACAACAACAACGGCTGGGACTCGTGGCACACGCTCTGGGATTACAACACG GGCTTTGCTGCAACCAGACTCTTTAGCAAGAAGGCATGCATTGTGCACAAAATGAACAAGGATGTCATGCCCTCTCTTCAAGACTTGGATACAATGGTCAaggaaaagaag CTTCAGGATAAAGGACCAGGGGGACCCCCTCCCAAGGGCCTGATGTACTCAATCAATCCTGACAAAGTCAACAACCTGGATGAGTTTGGAAACTCCATCGCTAGCATGTGCAGGCGGGTTCCAACATACATGGCTGAAGAGGTTCAAG gagCAAGCCTGTTTTTCTACTCAGGAAAGTGCATCAGTGCTGATATACTCTGGATTGTGAATATTTCCTTCTGTGGAGAAacacaggaaaactga